GATTAAACATTGGATCGCAATCCAGTTTTCAGTTCTCAAAAGTAAAATCTGGTATGAACAGAGTAGACTAAGTTTTGTAGATTTAAACCTTTTCCAAAAGtataaaatgttttgttgtttacgAGTGCAAGGGCGAATTGAGTTACTGCACACGTGCActtcagagtaggcgttccctaaagGAAATATGGAGTGCATTTCCTTTACTCCCATTTTCCCCACTCCTAGCTCATACTTGGCTCTGCTCACTAGGACACATTTTCTCCCATTGAAAAACGACAGGTTGTGGTTTTATCTTcggtcattaaaaaaaaaaaataaataaaatctgttaCAATGACTCATACTGaaaatttaaaaacattaaaaagATGTTTCACCCTTCTATTTTGacttggttaaaaaaaaaaaaacaaaggatTTGAACATAATTTTTGAAGGATACTTACGCATTGGAGGTCTGGACATCCTGCCATCCCTTGGTGAGGTTCTGTTTGAGCTCGTTGAGGGGGCTCAGCCCCAGCTTCCTCTTCAGATCGGCAGAATGTCTCTCTTTGGCCAGGAGCACCTGTCTCAGGGTGTTgatctcctcctccacctgacaGCAACACAcaggagaggtcagaggtcaattCCTGGCCCCTCCCCCCCCCCAGTGTCTGTCATGTGTGGTTAACTGAAGAGACATTCTTCTTGGGTGAATAGTCTCAAAGCACGCAAACtacattgaaaaaaaatataaaatgcaacaatttcaaagattttaactgagttacagttcacataaggacataagtcaattgaaataaattaggccctaatctatagatttcacatgaatAGAAATACAGACATGCATATGTTGGTCAAAGATGCGTTAAAACAAAGGTAGggtcgtggatcagaaaaccagtcagtatctggtgtgaccacctcatgcagtgcaacacatctccttcacatagagttgatcaggctgttgattgtagcctgtggaatgttgtcccactcctcttcaatggctgtgcgaagtttctggatattggcaggaactagaacacgctgttgtacacaactatccagagcaccccaaacatgctcaatgggtgacatgtctggtgagtatgcaggccatggaagaactgggacatttttagctttcagtaattgtgtacagatccttgtcacacggggccgtgcattatcatgctgaaacattagGCGATGGTGGTGGATAAATGTCACGACAAcgagcctcaggatctcatcatggtatcgcTCTCTatacattcaaattgccatcgataaaatgcaatggtgttcgttgtctgtagcttatacctgcccataccataaccccaccatggggcactctgttcacaacgttgacatcagcgaaCTGCTCACCTGCTCACCCACACCATGCCATACTTGTTTTGCCCAATATGACTCATTTGTTCCTATTGGAaaggacaggctgtggtctatcttagATATAAAAATCtttggtgcacctgtgtaatgatcatgccgtttaaatcagcttcttgatatgccacttcctgtcaggtggatggattatcttggcaaaggagaaatactaacagggatgtaaacaaatttctgcacaacactttaggggggggggaaaaaaacgctttttgtgcgtatggaacatttctgggatcttttatttcagctcatgaaacataggaccaaaacttgacatgttgtgtttataattttgttcagtgtCCCCATTGCCTGAAACGGAGTTCCTCAAATGTTTGTGGAATAGATTATTAGTAAACCAAACTCTGGGGACAACAGGACCTACATTGGTGAgctcagaccaacagacaggacgaCAGAGACAGACGGATGAAGACACAGGACCCTAGCATGGCTAGTTGAGTGTGGAGCTCCACTGCCTCCTCCGTGAGCCCTGGGGGCAGCATGTTGACGGCTGCTACGCCCATGGCtacctctaaccttaaccccaacagacaggacaacagGGCCTACCTTGCCTAGCTCAGAGTAGAGCTCCTCGGCCTCTTCCTCTGTGAGCCCTGGGGGCAGCGTGTTGACGGCTGCTACTCCCGTGGCTCCCCCTTCCATGGAGACACCCGTTAGGGAGTCCACTCCTCCTGTGGGGCCCAGGCC
The window above is part of the Salmo salar chromosome ssa15, Ssal_v3.1, whole genome shotgun sequence genome. Proteins encoded here:
- the LOC106572880 gene encoding tumor protein D54 isoform X38 yields the protein MDPVGQDINLNSPNKGLGPTGGVDSLTGVSMEGGATGVAAVNTLPPGLTEEEAEELYSELGKVEEEINTLRQVLLAKERHSADLKRKLGLSPLNELKQNLTKGWQDVQTSNAYLTASATLDDIAQSEAYKKTSETLSVAGQKTTAAFSTMGTALSRKLGDMRNSPTFKSFEDKVGNIKLG
- the LOC106572880 gene encoding tumor protein D54 isoform X39, translated to MDPVGQACPHFLSLEPDINLNSPNKGLGPTGGVDSLTGVSMEGGATGVAAVNTLPPGLTEEEAEELYSELGKVEEEINTLRQVLLAKERHSADLKRKLGLSPLNELKQNLTKGWQDVQTSNAYKKTSETLSVAGQKTTAAFSTMGTALSRKLGDMRNSPTFKSFEDKVGNIKLG
- the LOC106572880 gene encoding tumor protein D54 isoform X36; its protein translation is MDPVGQACPHFLSLEPDINLNSPNKGLGPTGGVDSLTGVSMEGGATGVAAVNTLPPGLTEEEAEELYSELGKVEEEINTLRQVLLAKERHSADLKRKLGLSPLNELKQNLTKGWQDVQTSNAYLTASATLDDIAQSEAYKKTSETLSVAGQKTTAAFSTMGTALSRKLGDMRNSPTFKSFEDKVGNIKLG
- the LOC106572880 gene encoding tumor protein D54 isoform X37; this translates as MDPVGQACPHFLSLEPDINLNSPNKGLGPTGGVDSLTGVSMEGGATGVAAVNTLPPGLTEEEAEELYSELGKVEEEINTLRQVLLAKERHSADLKRKLGLSPLNELKQNLTKGWQDVQTSNAYKKTSETLSVAGQKTTAAFSTMGTALSRKLGDMSNYSIRQSISMPTMRNSPTFKSFEDKVGNIKLG
- the LOC106572880 gene encoding tumor protein D54 isoform X35, which encodes MDPVGQDINLNSPNKGLGPTGGVDSLTGVSMEGGATGVAAVNTLPPGLTEEEAEELYSELGKVEEEINTLRQVLLAKERHSADLKRKLGLSPLNELKQNLTKGWQDVQTSNAYKKTSETLSVAGQKTTAAFSTMGTALSRKLGDMRNSPTFKSFEDKVGNIKYMVVGPRGNGEAVQSPTETTNPVQDNAPF